The Myotis daubentonii chromosome 21, mMyoDau2.1, whole genome shotgun sequence genome window below encodes:
- the LOC132222738 gene encoding ADP-ribosylation factor-like protein 6-interacting protein 1 — MAEGDNRSTNLMAAETASLEEQLQGWGEVVLMADKVLRWERAWFPPAIMGVVSLVFLNIYYLDPSVLSGVSCFVMFLCLADYLVPILAPRIFGSNKWTTEQQQRFHEICSNLVKTRRRTVGWWKRLFTLKEEKPNMYFMTMIISLAAVAWVGQQVHNLLLTYLIVTFLLLLPGLNQHGIISKYIGMAKREMNKLLKQKEKKNG; from the coding sequence ATGGCGGAGGGAGATAATCGCAGCACCAACTTGATGGCTGCAGAGACTGCAAGTCTGGAAGAGCAGCTGCAAGGATGGGGAGAGGTGGTGCTGATGGCCGATAAAGTCCTCCGATGGGAAAGAGCCTGGTTTCCGCCTGCCATTATGGGTGTGGTTTCCTTGGTGTTTCTGAATATCTATTATCTAGATCCATCTGTTCTATCCGGTGTTTcctgttttgttatgtttttgtGCTTGGCTGACTACCTTGTTCCCATCCTGGCGCCTAGAATTTTTGGCTCCAATAAGTGGACCACTGAGCAGCAGCAAAGATTCCATGAAATTTGCAGCAATCTAGTAAAAACTCGTCGCAGAACTGTGGGCTGGTGGAAACGCCTCTTCACACTAAAGGAAGAAAAGCCGAACATGTACTTCATGACCATGATCATTTCTCTTGCTGCGGTTGCTTGGGTGGGACAGCAGGTCCACAACCTCCTTCTCACCTACCTGATAGTGACTTTCTTACTGTTGCTTCCTGGACTAAACCAACATGGAATCATTTCGAAGTACATTGGAATGGCCAAAAGGGAGATGAACAAGCTtcttaagcaaaaagaaaagaaaaacggGTAA